A genomic window from Solanum dulcamara chromosome 11, daSolDulc1.2, whole genome shotgun sequence includes:
- the LOC129873975 gene encoding uncharacterized protein LOC129873975: MILPIDPANKLSFKRFIKDGDLVIVYERHDTMKAVKVREDGVLQNRFGAFKHSEWIGKPFGSKVLSNKGAFVYLLAPTPEIWTLVLSHRTQILYIADISFVVMYLEIVPGCLVLESGTGSGSLTTSLARAVAPTGHVYTFDFHEQRAASAREDFEKTGLSNLVTVGVRDIQGEGFPDEFCGRADSVFLDLPQPWLAIPSAGRMLKPDGVLCSFSPCIEQVQHSCEALKSHFTDIRTFEVLLRTYEVRQKILESCPVNGGDSIERPPRKRRQGSAEESNGTECSSSPMVVIRPSGEARGHTGYLTFARLKCFV; this comes from the exons ATGATTCTTCCGATTGACCCAGCAAATAAATTATCGTTTAAGCGCTTTATTAAAGATGGAGATTTGGTCATTGTGTATGAGAGGCATGACACAATGAAAGCAGTGAAGGTCCGTGAGGATGGGGTTCTGCAGAATCGTTTTGGTGCTTTTAAGCATTCTGAATGGATAGGTAAACCTTTTGGGTCCAAGGTTTTGAGTAACAAAGGTGCTTTTGTTTACTTGTTAGCTCCAACTCCTGAGATATGGACGCTAGTACTGAGTCACAGAACGCAGATTCTTTATATAGCTGATATTAGTTTTGTTGTTATGTACTTGGAGATCGTTCCTGGTTGTTTGGTTCTTGAATCTGGTACTGGAAGTGGATCTTTGACAACTTCGCTTGCAAGGGCTGTTGCCCCCACTGGCCATGTTTATACCTTTGATTTCCATGAACAGAGAGCTGCCTCAGCTAG GGAGGACTTTGAAAAAACAGGGTTGAGCAATCTGGTCACAGTAGGAGTAAGAGATATACAGGGCGAAGGGTTCCCTGATGAGTTTTGTGGGAGAGCAGATTCAGTATTCTTAGACCTTCCTCAACCTTGGCTTGCCATTCCTTCTGCTGGCAGAATGTTGAAACCAGATGGGGTATTGTGCTCCTTCTCTCCATGCATTGAGCAAGTACAACACTCCTGTGAAGCGCTCAAATCACATTTTACAG ATATAAGAACATTTGAAGTACTTCTACGCACCTATGAAGTTAGACAAAAGATACTAGAGAGCTGCCCAGTTAATGGAGGAGATTCCATTGAGCGTCCTCCACGGAAGAGGAGGCAGGGTTCTGCTGAAGAAAGCAATGGGACAGAATGCTCTTCTTCTCCTATGGTGGTGATTAGGCCTTCTGGTGAGGCAAGAGGTCATACTGGCTATTTGACATTTGCCAGACTCAAATGTTTTGTGTAA